A genomic segment from Spongiibacter sp. IMCC21906 encodes:
- the pilV gene encoding type IV pilus modification protein PilV, with protein MKLQHFCRLGLRRQQIGVTLIEVLVAILITATGVLGAAALQLNSVKFNQVANVRSAAVFLANDMSDRIRANRAAALNGFYDLAMDASASNGTEVYQIDQRDWLTELANRLPGGDGSVVRNGTTFTITVQWQEGRLESTRLAGAADTESFVFVTEL; from the coding sequence ATGAAATTACAGCATTTTTGCCGACTGGGCCTACGGCGGCAGCAAATCGGCGTAACGTTAATTGAGGTGCTGGTCGCCATACTGATTACCGCAACCGGTGTGCTCGGTGCAGCCGCATTGCAGCTTAATTCAGTAAAGTTTAACCAAGTGGCCAATGTCCGTTCGGCGGCTGTTTTTTTGGCAAATGATATGTCAGACCGCATTCGCGCTAACCGGGCAGCTGCACTCAATGGTTTTTATGATCTGGCAATGGATGCGTCTGCGTCCAATGGCACAGAGGTATATCAAATTGATCAACGTGATTGGCTGACTGAGCTGGCCAACAGATTGCCAGGGGGCGATGGCTCAGTAGTCCGTAATGGCACAACATTTACTATTACAGTGCAGTGGCAGGAAGGGCGTTTGGAAAGTACTCGTTTAGCCGGTGCGGCGGATACAGAAAGTTTTGTGTTTGTGACGGAGCTGTAA
- the ispH gene encoding 4-hydroxy-3-methylbut-2-enyl diphosphate reductase — protein MQIVMANPRGFCAGVDRAIEIVNRALEVFGSPIFVRHEVVHNKFVVEDLRQRGAVFVDELDEVPDDRIVIFSAHGVSRAVRDEADRRGLKVFDATCPLVTKVHMEVHSYSKQGRECVLIGHKGHPEVEGTMGQYRSDKGGQIYLVEDVAQAEKLNVANPEKLSYVTQTTLSMDDTAAVIDALRTRFPAIEGPRKDDICYATQNRQDAVKTLSAQVDIVLVVGSPNSSNSNRLRELAERNGCQAYLIDTEEDINPVWLEGQPRIGITAGASAPEVLVEAVVKRLCDLGAQSPVELDGRPENITFSLPKELRLVEVS, from the coding sequence ATGCAAATTGTGATGGCAAACCCCAGAGGTTTTTGTGCCGGGGTAGATCGGGCAATAGAAATCGTGAACCGGGCCCTGGAGGTTTTTGGTTCGCCTATTTTTGTGCGCCATGAGGTGGTTCACAATAAATTTGTGGTTGAGGATTTGCGTCAGCGTGGCGCGGTATTTGTCGATGAATTAGACGAAGTGCCCGATGATCGCATCGTGATCTTTAGTGCCCACGGGGTGTCCCGAGCGGTAAGAGACGAAGCGGATCGTCGCGGGCTCAAAGTATTTGACGCAACCTGCCCGTTGGTGACGAAAGTCCATATGGAAGTGCATAGCTATAGCAAACAGGGCCGGGAATGCGTGTTGATCGGCCATAAAGGCCACCCGGAAGTGGAAGGCACCATGGGGCAGTATCGTAGTGACAAGGGCGGCCAGATTTATTTGGTAGAAGACGTCGCTCAAGCTGAAAAGCTGAACGTCGCTAACCCTGAAAAACTGTCCTATGTTACCCAAACTACGCTGTCTATGGATGACACTGCGGCGGTGATTGATGCGTTGCGGACTCGGTTTCCGGCCATTGAAGGTCCACGCAAAGACGATATTTGCTACGCCACCCAGAATCGCCAAGACGCGGTAAAAACCCTATCTGCTCAGGTAGATATTGTGTTGGTGGTGGGCTCGCCCAATAGCTCCAACTCCAATCGGCTGCGAGAGCTTGCCGAGCGCAATGGCTGCCAAGCTTATTTAATTGATACCGAAGAGGATATCAATCCCGTGTGGCTAGAGGGTCAGCCGCGTATCGGGATTACGGCAGGGGCTTCGGCGCCAGAGGTGTTAGTAGAAGCTGTGGTCAAACGGCTTTGTGACTTGGGTGCGCAGTCGCCAGTAGAACTGGATGGTCGTCCCGAGAATATTACTTTTTCCCTTCCCAAGGAATTGCGCTTGGTTGAGGTGAGCTAA
- the fkpB gene encoding FKBP-type peptidyl-prolyl cis-trans isomerase, giving the protein MTITENSKITLHFALLLEDGQVVDSTFEREKPASFVFGDGNLLSSVEAQLLGLRTGDKETFKLAPEQAFGQRNPANIQSFPRSQFNADMELYEGLVISFADAARAELPGVVSSFDDERVEVDFNHPLAGRSLLFKVEILDVQAQGEMS; this is encoded by the coding sequence ATGACGATCACTGAAAACTCAAAAATCACCCTGCACTTTGCTTTGCTGTTGGAAGACGGCCAGGTGGTGGACTCTACCTTTGAACGTGAAAAACCGGCCAGTTTTGTGTTTGGTGACGGTAATTTGCTGTCCTCGGTTGAGGCCCAGTTGCTGGGGCTGCGCACGGGCGACAAAGAAACCTTTAAGCTGGCGCCAGAGCAGGCGTTTGGGCAGCGTAATCCAGCCAATATTCAAAGTTTTCCTCGCAGCCAGTTCAATGCCGATATGGAATTATACGAAGGCTTGGTTATCTCCTTTGCCGATGCTGCCCGGGCTGAGTTGCCGGGGGTGGTGAGCAGCTTTGATGATGAGCGGGTAGAGGTCGATTTTAACCACCCGTTGGCGGGCCGCAGTTTATTGTTCAAAGTTGAAATTCTTGATGTGCAGGCGCAAGGTGAAATGTCCTGA
- the ribF gene encoding bifunctional riboflavin kinase/FAD synthetase, with the protein MELIRGFHNFRPHHRGCVATIGAFDGVHRGHQAVLRQLMAKGQELGLPTTVVLFEPLPREFLAPGVAPARLMSFREKFLALKALGIDRVARIRFTDGLRNMDADEFISTLFVRCLGAKYIVVGDDLRFGRNRSGDFDLLRQFGKRDGFGVDDTSTLELTGERVSSTRIREVLDQADFALAERLLGRPYSISGRVMMGKQLGRTINAPTANVQLRRLRSPLSGVFAVEVDGIDQQRHVGVANVGVRPTIGDLSEAILEVHLLDFNGDLYGKNITVIFRQKIREEMKFDGIPALQAQIADDIQQTRQFFAL; encoded by the coding sequence ATGGAGCTGATCCGCGGATTTCACAACTTTCGACCCCATCATCGTGGCTGTGTGGCTACGATTGGTGCTTTTGATGGTGTTCATCGCGGACATCAGGCGGTGTTGCGTCAGTTAATGGCGAAGGGGCAAGAGCTGGGCTTACCGACTACGGTGGTGTTGTTTGAGCCCTTGCCCAGAGAGTTTTTAGCTCCCGGCGTGGCGCCTGCCCGGTTGATGAGTTTTAGAGAAAAGTTTCTCGCCCTGAAAGCGCTGGGGATTGATCGGGTGGCGCGGATTCGTTTTACCGACGGGCTGCGCAACATGGATGCCGACGAGTTTATCTCCACCTTGTTTGTGCGTTGTCTTGGCGCCAAATACATTGTGGTCGGTGACGATTTGCGCTTTGGTCGCAACCGCAGTGGCGATTTTGATTTGTTACGTCAGTTTGGCAAGCGGGATGGCTTTGGGGTTGACGATACCTCCACCTTGGAATTAACCGGCGAGCGGGTGAGCAGCACACGCATTCGAGAGGTCTTGGATCAGGCCGATTTCGCCTTGGCCGAGCGGCTTTTGGGCCGCCCCTATAGCATCTCCGGCCGGGTAATGATGGGCAAGCAGCTGGGTAGAACCATTAATGCCCCTACCGCCAATGTGCAGCTTCGCCGCTTGCGCTCACCCTTGTCGGGGGTGTTTGCCGTTGAAGTGGACGGGATTGACCAGCAGCGACATGTTGGCGTGGCCAATGTTGGTGTGCGGCCGACCATTGGTGATTTGTCCGAAGCGATTCTTGAAGTACATTTGCTGGACTTTAATGGCGATCTTTACGGTAAAAATATCACCGTTATTTTTCGCCAAAAAATCCGTGAAGAAATGAAGTTTGATGGCATACCTGCGCTGCAAGCGCAGATTGCCGACGATATTCAACAAACCAGACAATTTTTTGCCCTTTAA
- a CDS encoding GspH/FimT family pseudopilin, which yields MLNPVVKTPIFSAQRVQGFTLIELLVAMAIVAIVISVGVPNLNQFIESSRASSDIRLLTNALATARSEAIVRSQVITVSAEGGAWVDGWRSWQDADADGTIDSGETVKRFAGLESNASLVADRNGSAVSSLAFNGDGFLVGTQAVVFAYRTSPEYCSRDRNIQISLSGQVRVTERNCP from the coding sequence TTGCTAAACCCGGTAGTAAAGACACCTATTTTTTCTGCCCAGCGGGTTCAGGGTTTTACGCTGATTGAGTTGCTGGTGGCAATGGCTATTGTCGCCATTGTGATCAGTGTGGGTGTGCCCAATTTGAATCAGTTTATTGAAAGCTCACGTGCCAGCAGTGATATTCGCTTGCTGACTAATGCTTTGGCGACAGCCCGGTCGGAAGCGATTGTGCGCTCTCAAGTGATTACGGTAAGCGCTGAGGGAGGTGCATGGGTAGATGGTTGGCGGAGTTGGCAAGATGCAGACGCTGACGGCACCATCGATAGTGGAGAAACCGTGAAGCGCTTTGCTGGGTTGGAGAGCAATGCCTCTTTAGTGGCTGACAGAAATGGCAGTGCAGTCAGTTCGCTGGCGTTTAATGGCGATGGCTTTTTAGTGGGTACTCAGGCGGTAGTGTTTGCTTATCGCACTTCGCCGGAATATTGCTCCCGAGATAGAAATATACAGATTAGCCTCAGTGGCCAAGTTAGAGTGACGGAGCGTAACTGCCCATGA
- the lspA gene encoding signal peptidase II: protein MFGEQDPAAVAAQRRNRLMWFMLALFLVVIDQISKYFADTMLAYAQPVEVLPVLDITLHYNRGAAFSFLSNAGGWQRWFFTAIAVAVSVYIAIWLLRLPSKQRLLSLGLALVLGGAVGNLIDRVIYGHVVDFISVHWQSSYFPTFNIADAGISVGAFFLVLDMLLNPDKGNDAGKVNGQH, encoded by the coding sequence ATGTTTGGTGAACAGGACCCTGCTGCGGTGGCGGCCCAGCGTCGCAACCGGCTCATGTGGTTTATGCTGGCGCTGTTCCTGGTCGTGATAGATCAGATCAGCAAGTATTTTGCCGACACGATGTTAGCTTATGCCCAGCCCGTAGAAGTGTTGCCGGTATTGGATATTACCTTGCACTATAACCGCGGAGCGGCGTTCAGCTTTTTAAGCAATGCGGGGGGCTGGCAACGCTGGTTTTTTACCGCTATTGCGGTAGCTGTCAGTGTTTATATCGCCATCTGGCTGCTGCGTCTGCCCAGTAAACAGCGTTTGTTGTCACTGGGCTTGGCCTTGGTATTGGGTGGCGCGGTGGGCAATTTGATTGACCGTGTGATATACGGCCATGTGGTGGATTTTATTTCTGTGCACTGGCAATCGAGTTATTTCCCCACGTTTAATATTGCCGATGCCGGTATTTCTGTTGGGGCATTTTTTCTGGTTTTGGATATGCTGCTGAATCCTGACAAGGGTAATGATGCAGGCAAGGTTAACGGGCAACATTAA
- the ileS gene encoding isoleucine--tRNA ligase produces MSDYKHTLNLPSTAFAMKANLAQREPEMLKRWAEQDVYQEIREARAGREKFILHDGPPYANGDIHIGHAVNKIIKDMIVKSKTMSGFDSPYIPGWDCHGLPIELNVEKKIGKPGQKVDAATFREECRKYAYKQVNGQREDFKRLGVFGDWDNPYLTMSFDVEANIVRALGKIADNGHLQKGFKPVHWCLDCRSALAEAEVEYQDKTSPAIDVAFAVIDAGEARKRCGLAELEGELNLVIWTTTPWTLPANMAVALHPELDYVWVAFEKNAQRYITLLAEALYEGALARYGVDEFAVAGRCKGADLEKLMLQHPFNDRQVPIILGDHVTTDAGTGAVHTAPAHGQDDFVVGKQYGLEVNNPVAANGTFIEGTPLFAGEHVFKANDSVLAVLEERGRLLAHQKYQHSYPHCWRHKSPIIFRATPQWFVSMHQNGLLNTALEAVEGVSWTPGWGQARIASMMQERPDWCISRQRTWGVPIALFVHKDTAELHPNSSQLVEQVAQKVAEGGIQAWFDLDASELLGADAEQYEKVSDTLDVWFDSGVTHFSVLKQDANLAYPADLYLEGSDQHRGWFQSSLLTSIAIEGVAPYKGVLTHGFTVDAQGRKMSKSVGNVVAPQKVMKTLGADILRLWVAATDYRNEMTVSDEIFKRTADSYRRIRNTARFLLANMTGFDPVEHAVAEDDMLALDRWAVARAAALQAEIIKAYDSYQFHLIYQRLHNFCVVELGGFYLDIIKDRQYTTQADSLPRRSAQTALYHIAEALTRWITPILSFTADELWQHLPGERKGSVFAAEWYQGVNNIHTDRVMDDAFWQQIQAVKTAVNKVLEQCRKDGVVGGSLEAEVTLFCDESLMESLMALKDELRFVLITSSAQLAPLSAANAAVSTELEGLQIRVIPSDGDKCERCWHHREDVGQDVNHPTLCFRCIDNVEGNGEHRDYA; encoded by the coding sequence ATGAGTGATTACAAACATACCCTGAACCTGCCCAGTACCGCCTTTGCGATGAAGGCCAACCTGGCGCAACGCGAGCCCGAAATGCTCAAACGTTGGGCCGAGCAGGATGTGTATCAGGAAATTCGCGAAGCGAGAGCGGGGCGGGAGAAGTTTATTCTTCACGATGGCCCTCCTTACGCCAACGGCGATATTCATATCGGCCACGCGGTCAACAAAATCATTAAGGATATGATTGTTAAGTCAAAAACCATGAGTGGTTTTGACTCGCCTTATATTCCCGGTTGGGATTGCCACGGGCTGCCTATTGAGCTGAACGTCGAGAAAAAAATCGGCAAGCCGGGCCAAAAGGTCGATGCCGCGACCTTCCGGGAGGAGTGTCGCAAATACGCGTATAAACAGGTGAATGGTCAGCGAGAAGACTTTAAACGCTTGGGTGTCTTTGGGGATTGGGATAATCCCTATCTGACCATGAGCTTTGATGTTGAAGCCAATATTGTTCGTGCGTTGGGTAAAATCGCTGACAATGGCCATTTGCAAAAAGGCTTTAAGCCGGTGCATTGGTGTTTGGATTGTCGCTCTGCCTTGGCAGAAGCCGAGGTGGAATACCAAGACAAAACCTCGCCGGCAATTGATGTTGCCTTTGCGGTAATTGACGCCGGTGAGGCTCGTAAACGCTGCGGCCTTGCCGAGCTTGAAGGCGAATTGAATCTGGTGATCTGGACCACGACGCCTTGGACCTTGCCCGCCAATATGGCGGTGGCATTGCACCCCGAGCTGGATTATGTGTGGGTCGCGTTTGAAAAAAATGCTCAGCGCTATATCACCCTGCTTGCCGAAGCCCTTTATGAAGGGGCGCTGGCGCGTTATGGCGTGGATGAATTTGCCGTGGCGGGTCGCTGTAAAGGCGCGGATCTGGAAAAGCTGATGCTGCAGCATCCCTTTAATGACCGCCAGGTGCCGATTATCTTAGGTGATCACGTCACCACCGACGCCGGTACCGGTGCGGTGCATACGGCGCCAGCGCATGGTCAAGATGACTTTGTGGTGGGTAAGCAGTACGGCCTTGAGGTGAATAACCCGGTTGCCGCCAATGGCACGTTTATCGAAGGTACGCCGCTGTTTGCCGGTGAGCATGTGTTTAAAGCGAACGATAGTGTATTGGCGGTGTTGGAAGAGCGCGGCCGTTTACTGGCCCATCAGAAATATCAGCACAGTTATCCTCATTGCTGGCGTCACAAGTCTCCGATTATCTTCAGAGCGACGCCCCAGTGGTTTGTCAGCATGCATCAAAATGGTCTGCTGAATACCGCACTGGAAGCGGTTGAAGGGGTGAGTTGGACGCCAGGCTGGGGGCAGGCCCGGATCGCGTCGATGATGCAGGAACGCCCGGACTGGTGTATTTCCCGGCAACGTACCTGGGGTGTCCCCATTGCGCTGTTTGTTCATAAAGACACTGCCGAGTTACACCCAAACAGTTCACAGTTGGTGGAGCAGGTCGCCCAGAAAGTTGCCGAGGGCGGTATTCAGGCTTGGTTTGATCTGGACGCCAGTGAACTATTAGGTGCCGATGCAGAGCAGTACGAGAAAGTCTCCGATACCCTCGATGTCTGGTTTGACTCTGGGGTGACGCATTTTTCTGTTCTAAAACAAGATGCCAATTTAGCCTACCCCGCAGACTTGTATTTGGAAGGTTCAGATCAACACCGGGGTTGGTTTCAGTCGTCGCTGTTGACCAGTATTGCCATTGAGGGGGTGGCTCCATACAAAGGTGTGCTTACCCACGGCTTTACTGTGGATGCTCAGGGTCGAAAAATGTCCAAGTCGGTGGGCAATGTCGTTGCACCGCAAAAAGTCATGAAGACCTTGGGCGCGGATATTTTACGGCTGTGGGTGGCAGCGACAGATTACCGCAATGAGATGACGGTATCGGACGAAATTTTTAAGCGCACCGCAGATTCGTATCGACGTATTCGCAACACAGCACGGTTTTTATTGGCGAATATGACAGGCTTTGATCCGGTTGAGCATGCCGTGGCCGAAGACGATATGCTGGCCTTGGATCGCTGGGCGGTGGCCCGAGCTGCGGCCCTGCAGGCTGAAATTATCAAGGCTTATGACAGCTACCAGTTTCATCTGATTTATCAGCGGCTGCACAATTTTTGTGTGGTGGAACTGGGTGGTTTTTATCTGGATATTATCAAAGACCGCCAGTACACCACCCAGGCAGATAGTTTGCCACGTCGCTCTGCGCAAACGGCGCTGTACCATATTGCCGAAGCATTGACTCGCTGGATCACCCCCATCTTGAGCTTTACTGCGGATGAGTTGTGGCAGCACTTGCCGGGCGAGCGCAAAGGCTCTGTGTTTGCCGCAGAGTGGTATCAGGGCGTTAATAATATCCATACTGACCGGGTCATGGATGATGCCTTTTGGCAGCAAATTCAAGCCGTTAAAACTGCGGTTAATAAAGTGCTGGAGCAGTGCCGAAAAGACGGTGTAGTGGGTGGCAGCCTGGAAGCTGAAGTCACCCTGTTTTGCGATGAGTCCTTAATGGAATCGCTAATGGCGCTGAAAGATGAGCTGCGGTTTGTGTTGATTACCTCATCAGCTCAACTGGCACCTTTGTCGGCGGCCAATGCGGCGGTTAGTACGGAATTGGAAGGTCTGCAAATTCGGGTGATCCCTAGCGACGGCGACAAGTGTGAGCGCTGTTGGCATCACCGGGAAGATGTCGGTCAGGATGTGAATCATCCTACCCTTTGCTTCCGTTGTATCGACAATGTCGAGGGCAACGGCGAGCATCGTGACTATGCCTGA
- a CDS encoding GspH/FimT family pseudopilin produces the protein MNHKGMTLIELLSALSIAAILGLVAIPGLMTLVEKQRLRSSASTLFHTLSSARSTAVFRNIPITVWNQDGNWADGVEFFSDLNADAEKDTNEAVLYRQNEANAVEISGNRWVATSITFHPDGSAQTASGAFQVGTITVCGAELELGYKLILSIGGRIRLIKHASACKTP, from the coding sequence ATGAACCACAAAGGAATGACCTTAATTGAATTATTGTCAGCATTGTCCATCGCCGCCATTCTCGGCTTGGTGGCCATCCCCGGCCTGATGACCTTAGTCGAAAAACAACGTTTGCGAAGTAGCGCCTCGACCTTATTCCACACCCTGAGCAGTGCCCGATCGACAGCGGTATTTAGAAATATACCGATTACCGTCTGGAATCAAGATGGTAACTGGGCAGATGGAGTGGAGTTTTTTAGCGATCTTAATGCTGACGCTGAGAAGGATACTAACGAAGCCGTTCTATACCGTCAGAACGAGGCCAATGCCGTAGAAATCAGTGGCAATCGCTGGGTCGCAACATCCATCACCTTTCACCCGGATGGGAGTGCCCAAACCGCATCCGGTGCATTTCAAGTGGGGACGATTACTGTTTGCGGAGCAGAACTTGAGCTGGGGTATAAACTCATTCTCAGTATTGGCGGCCGCATTCGACTCATCAAGCATGCTAGTGCGTGTAAAACGCCCTGA